TTCCTTACCGATATGGCTGCGGCGCAATCAGGCGCCGGTAATGCTCTTGACCATCTCGTTCACCATGCCGCCGTCATGCGTGACCAGGCTGCCGGAGATGATCTCGTCGTCGCGGTTCAGGGTGAACGTCTTGCCCTCGGCGTCCCAGAACTCGTCGACGAAGTTGAACAGGTTGTTGGCGTACATCTGGCTGGCGGAGCTGGCGAGGCGGCCCGGAATGTTGCGGTAGCCGATGATGGTGACATCGCTCATCACCACGTCCTTACCGGGCTCGGAGCCCTGCACGTTGCCGCCCGACTCGACCGCGTAGTCGACCACCACGCTGCCCGGTTTCATGCGCTGCACCATGTCGGCGGTCACCACCACCGGCGCCTTGCGGCCGAACAGTTGGGCGGTGGTGATCACGATGTCGGACTGCGCGCAGCGGTCGGCCATCGCCTCGCGCTGCTTGGCGAGTTGCTCCTCGGTGAGCGCCTTGGCGTAGCCCTGGGAGGTCTGGCCGGTCTCGCCGAGGTCCACCTTGACGAAGCGTGCGCCGAGCGACTCCACCTGCTCGGCGGTATCGGGGCGGGTGTCGAATGCCTCCACGCGTGCGCCGAGCCGCTTGGCGGTGGCGATCGCCTGCAGGCCCGCCACGCCGGCGCCGATGATGAACACGCGCGCCGGCTGCAGGGTGCCGGACGGGGTGACCATCATCGGCAGGATGTGCTTGAGCTGGTCGGCCGCCATCAGCACCATGGCGTAGCCGGCGATGCTGTGCTGCGAGCTGAGCGCGTCCAGCTTCTGGGCGCGGGTGGAGCGTGGCACCAACTCCATGCTGAGCGCGCTGACCCCGTGCTCGGCGAGGCTGTCGACCAGCTCGG
The genomic region above belongs to Spirochaetaceae bacterium and contains:
- a CDS encoding Re/Si-specific NAD(P)(+) transhydrogenase subunit alpha, with protein sequence MLIFAPKETDPNEPRAAVTPDTAARLVKLGATVAVESGIGGGAFYPDATYEKAGAAVRADRAAALGEADIVLRVRQPPAAEVALLKQGAIHISFLDPFNESELVDSLAEHGVSALSMELVPRSTRAQKLDALSSQHSIAGYAMVLMAADQLKHILPMMVTPSGTLQPARVFIIGAGVAGLQAIATAKRLGARVEAFDTRPDTAEQVESLGARFVKVDLGETGQTSQGYAKALTEEQLAKQREAMADRCAQSDIVITTAQLFGRKAPVVVTADMVQRMKPGSVVVDYAVESGGNVQGSEPGKDVVMSDVTIIGYRNIPGRLASSASQMYANNLFNFVDEFWDAEGKTFTLNRDDEIISGSLVTHDGGMVNEMVKSITGA